One region of Quercus lobata isolate SW786 chromosome 2, ValleyOak3.0 Primary Assembly, whole genome shotgun sequence genomic DNA includes:
- the LOC115978089 gene encoding paramyosin-like: MEGQPGKSAPAKSIPSQASALPARSPPPAPRQPPRPSPQPALPNAVEQKRRREQKGKEVADASKSHPTREEDAQRAAKQRKTKHQAARGQEKSDSQHPEPKAWLPAPMHGGEPLRDDASIRHFNGGIGCHIIQNTFKLDEMLNACSDQLDDERKRWTTAVQTLSKFEQGLADARKKLQVEEQARKSAESALEVYQKQAEDQGKLLCEANADLKKTQEQVLVLRKHLEETQKLRERAEKSKEQAEKAKIDAEQAMNEAEQRGYEVGIAETEKALRAEVPEICRIYCARTWSEALNRVGVEASSGLRKPENVFYPEAIRPSVLLPHQADAPSSVSNLNEEVLPHSFPSLDQPKLAKGGLASPGASPDKTTTASEAETASQGFQQDLDSTVLPTGGVTKVKEGITTSEADISAGQNPKIQLKLKT, translated from the exons atggaaggtcagCCGGGAAAGAGTGCGCCTGCAAAATCAATACCATCCCAGGCTTCAGCCCTTCCCGCTAGGTCTCCTCCTCCTGCTCCTCGTCAACCTCCTCGGCCATCACCACAGCCAGCACTTCCTAACGCTGTCGAGCAGAAAAGGCGCAGGGAACAGAAGGGCAAAGAGGTGGCAGACGCGAGCAAGTCTCATCCAACTCGCGAGGAGGATgcccaacgagctgcaaagcagcggaaaaccAAGCACCAAGCCGcgcggggccaagagaaatctGATTCCCAACATCCTGAACCAAAAGCATGGTTGCCAGCACCTATGcacggtggggagcccctgcgagatGATGCATCTATAAGGCACTTTAACGGCGGCATAGGGTGTCac atcatccaaaatactttcaagctagatgagatgctcaacgCCTGTTCTGATCAGTTAgatgatgaaagaaaaagatggaCAACGGCTgtacagaccttgtccaaatTTGAACAGGGTTTGGCTGATGCAAGGAAAAAGTTACAGGTCGAAGAGCAAGCTCGCAAGAGCGCCGAGTCGGCATTAGAAGTCTACCAAAAGCAGGCCGAGGACCAAGGGAAACTTCTGTGTGAGGCGAATGCTGACTTaaagaagactcaggagcaagtcCTAGTTCTTAGGAAGCACCTGGAGGAAACCCAAAAGCTAAGGGAGCGAGCTGAAAAGTCCAAGGAgcaagccgagaaagcaaaaatcgatgCCGAACAGGCAATGAACGAAGCTGAGCAGAGAGGCTACGAGGTTGgtatagctgaaactgagaaggcTTTGAGAGCCGAGGTTCCGGAGATATGCCGTATCTACTGCGCGAGAACTTGGAGTGAGGCTCTTAACCGTgttggggttgaagcctcatctgggttacgtaagccagagaacgtattCTATCCCGAGGCGATCCGCCCCTCAGTTCTTCTACCCCATCAGGCTGATGCTCCTTCTTCAGTTAGTAACCTCAACGAGGAGGTTTTGCCTCACAGTTTTCCTTCCCTTGACCAGCCGAAACTAGCTAAAGGGGGACTTGCCTCTCCAGGAGCTTCCCCAGACAAGACCACCACCGCTTCGGAGGCAGAGACGGCTTCCCAAGGTTTCCAACAGGATTTGGACTCCACAGTTTTACCAACTGGGGGCGTTACCAAAGTCAAAGAGGGAATCACCACTTCGGAGGCAGACATATCCGCTGGTCAGAACCCAAAGAtccaattgaaattgaaaacgtAG